From the genome of Watersipora subatra chromosome 9, tzWatSuba1.1, whole genome shotgun sequence:
GTGAAACAGATTTGTAGCTGAACGGAAAGACTCTCTCCTAATTCAGCTTGCTAATGTGCCCATTATACAATATTTTGCATGCAATGACTAAGTATGTCACAAGAAAGATTAGATCTAGTAAATAACAATAACATGCAGGTATTTCCTCGCTATCTGTTTCTATggttataaaaatgctgttgtCATGACAATGTCATTGTTACTAGCAGAATGCCTTGCTTTGTTGCTTTCAATAGTGTCGACTGTTGGCGGTCTGACTCTATAACTGCCTTGCGGTGGATTCGATCGTCCATTCACACTTTGAATTTGACCCCCAAAGCTTTGATAGGTGTTATGTTTTATAGAGCTACTTGGTTTTATGGTTGCAACCTTTCTAGGATGTCCTGGTAAGGGATAGTCATGTCGGCCACTAGGCATTCCATTTGATATCGATGTTCTCATCCTCGGTACATTTGAACGAAGAGGATAACTAGGCTCCTGTTCATTTAGAGATGCTACTCTGTAAATAGGGGAGCGACTGTTAGCACCCCTGTGGTTTTCATACTTAGGAGTAAACCCTCTTGTTGGACTAGGGCTACTTTGCTCTCTTAGTGTTGTCCTGGAATTTGATCTCTCCCAAGGTGGTATGGAGGGTGTGAGTACAGAACCCGTTGCTATAGAATGTCTGCTGTATGGCTGTCGAATGCCTACACTTGCTAGCATGGAGTCGGGCACTGGTTGTTTGTTAGCTGGACCTTGGTTATAGCTATTGCTCGGAGAATTATGAAATGTTGGAAAGTCTCTTTTATCTGTTGGTGAAGAATGCTTCACCGTTTGTAAATTTTGATGAGCGTTCTTTTCCATGTCGTATGTGCGCCCATCAGGAGTTCTAGGTGCAAAATCTTTAGCTGTATTCAACTCTGGTGTTTCTCTATCAGTCCTTAAAGCCATTGGGAATATTGTAGGGCTCTGACCAGGGCTGGAAGCTAAAGATAATTTTGCATTGCTCACTCCTTCTGGTGAAAAGGCTGGACTAGCTGCAACAGAGTCTCTAGCCTTCTTGAATAAGTCCCTAGTAGGAGAACTTATGGAATAAATCCTACCTGGTGTTCCTTGGTTTACCTGGGCATCAGCCTTTTGCACATTGTATTGACCTGCGCTACTATGCGGCACGGAAGGTCTTTGAAGCACGTACTTCGGTTTTGGTAATGTTGGCGGGGGTATCTTTAGCTTTGTTGGCCTTGCTGGTGACGTAGAGGCTGGTGGTATAATTGATGCTGTATTTGTAAGCGGTGGTGACAGAGCCACTGCAGGTGGTGGTGGTGGTACCGCTACTACAACTGGTGGAGTAGCAGAGGGTGGTTGGGTTACCAAAGCAGCTGGTTGTTGGGTTGTTGTGATATTGACAGGCTTGTCATATGTTTTGATTGGATACTGTGTATTGTTCTCATGATCTTTAAATGGAACCGCTCGGTAGATTCCAGAAGCAGCTGAATAATCCTGAGATATATCACGAAGTTTTGGCTCACTTTCCAACTTGAGCATGCCTGGCTGGTGTGTGGTAGGTAAATTTACCTTGGTAATTGGTGGCATCGGTCTATATATCACTGTGTTTGGAGAAGAAGCTCCTGATGTAGCCAATGAACTGCCAGGAGAAATGGAAGATCGAAGTCCACTGTCTGAGGAAGACTGACTTTGTCGAGCAGTGTAATGAGATCTTGTTGCTACCGCAGTTGTGCTAGGTAGTGGCATCGATGTTCTGGTTGGGCTAAATATTTTTGATGAAGATGTTGTTGGTAACAACTCATCTTCAATAGAAAGTCTTTTCTTCTGGTTGTGAGTTGGAGCTGATGGTGCTTGTTGCTTGTGTAGGCTTCTTGTGTGAGAGATCTTTGGTTTTATTTCTTCTGCTTTGGGAATCTCTTTTGGTGTTAGGGCTAGCTCTAATTCATCATCTAACTCCGCTATTATCTGAGCATTGGGCTTTCTCAGTCTCTGTAATATTTGCATAGTTATGTAGACACACTCATACAGGATCATTTCCCATGAGAACAGAAAGTATGCCGGCTTGACGTTTATGTTTAAATAGCATCTTAAAAATTTCTCATATTGCCTTTTATGGTTGGCCATAAACAAAAGTTTGCTCCGCCTAATTATCCCAGGCTATTCAGAGTACTCATATAATCGTCCCAAAGAAGATATACCATGGAAGGATACATTTCATGCAGAATGGATTCAATGGTGTTACAAATGGATGTAACTAATTTTATACAGTAATAACTTATTCATGCTTTGATTTCAGTAAAAACCAAATTTAGGTTTGACTCCACCCTTGACGCGTTGGTGCATACAAATGTTGCCAACTATGCATATTTACTGCCGATTTCGCAATACTTGATATAAACTTATATAGAAAGGATTGGACAAAGTGGGAGTTTAGAGCTGCTAAAATGGTAGATTCCACAGAATTTCATGTAACATGTAAACTAGTTAGAtgaaaacaaaactaaaaat
Proteins encoded in this window:
- the LOC137403524 gene encoding proteoglycan 4-like, which encodes MSADVDKTALTKQDSLLSGLPLLGITIAATFLGLVLIMLLALTFLLLLRKTGCLRRRKTKAPPKSSSASSTKTLLKQSNSAPPTEANGKSNGHTPTETTQNMPQVDDQAPLMMTELPSTKDEPNKSLADRYNRNSWTTRNTSFRLAVEEKPRVVQRLRKPNAQIIAELDDELELALTPKEIPKAEEIKPKISHTRSLHKQQAPSAPTHNQKKRLSIEDELLPTTSSSKIFSPTRTSMPLPSTTAVATRSHYTARQSQSSSDSGLRSSISPGSSLATSGASSPNTVIYRPMPPITKVNLPTTHQPGMLKLESEPKLRDISQDYSAASGIYRAVPFKDHENNTQYPIKTYDKPVNITTTQQPAALVTQPPSATPPVVVAVPPPPPAVALSPPLTNTASIIPPASTSPARPTKLKIPPPTLPKPKYVLQRPSVPHSSAGQYNVQKADAQVNQGTPGRIYSISSPTRDLFKKARDSVAASPAFSPEGVSNAKLSLASSPGQSPTIFPMALRTDRETPELNTAKDFAPRTPDGRTYDMEKNAHQNLQTVKHSSPTDKRDFPTFHNSPSNSYNQGPANKQPVPDSMLASVGIRQPYSRHSIATGSVLTPSIPPWERSNSRTTLREQSSPSPTRGFTPKYENHRGANSRSPIYRVASLNEQEPSYPLRSNVPRMRTSISNGMPSGRHDYPLPGHPRKVATIKPSSSIKHNTYQSFGGQIQSVNGRSNPPQGSYRVRPPTVDTIESNKARHSASNNDIVMTTAFL